TGCGTCATCTCGGTTTATTTACCTAAATATACCTCTCGAGCAGGCTCCATCTTTCTTGTGCTGTGCTACTGCTAGCATCTCTACAACTCACACATAACAAACCTTCTTTTGTAAAGCCATCACACCAAATGAACTTTTTGGCTAATCCTAAAAGCTCACAGACTCACCGTGTACAATCAAACAATGTATAAGCATGTTTAAGGGTCAAAAACGTAATAGCAGATGTCATTGAACAAAAACAAATGGCGGAAGTGTATGGCTTTGCTTTGATAGGAGAAAAAAACCCACATAATTGGTTCCCTTCACTTTCATCCAAGGTTTACTTTACCCATTCTACTTTTGGACTGGCAAATAGTAGAATTTTAAGGGCCAAAGAAGATGATGTACAGGTACAACTCAGTCCAATTTTCAACTTTGGGTGCAATTTAGCATGTGTCAGTTATAGGACGGAGCAAGAAGTTGACTTAGCAATACTAACTGAAGATTATATGAAGTTATCATTAGCAAAATTTCATTTCTGAGACCCATTCCCTGACGATTATCTGAAGTTGTTATATCACGGTGAACAGAAGATTTACCTGGTGCGTATACAATATCAAAACATCTAAGTGCCAAAAATATACTATACATAAAAAGGTCCATTTGAGGAAAGTAACACAAAAGTGATGATGTCCCTGTAACCATAACCCCAATCCCGCAACAACAACATACAAAACAGATTTCTTATTGCACCACCTCTGCTATTTACCTAAACAAACCGCTCAATCAGGTTCTATCATCCCAGTACATACCATCTCTACAACCCAGACAAAATCAACATTACTTTTACTTTATTTAGGTAATGACTAATGAATCTAATGAACAATAATTTTAGAACCTCAGAACTGAACCTTTTAGCTATCCGCAAATCTCACCATGTACAATAAAAACGTAGAAATGTTTAAGGCCCCGTGATAAGAGATTAAGTAAAAAAACAGAAGGGTTGAAGCATATGCTTAGCTTTGTAAGGAGAAACAAATGCGCCTCCACCTTCATCCAATATGGAAAGGCAAAAAAAAGGGTGATATAAAAGCTCACACCCAGTTCATAGTTTTGGGTGGAATGTGGCATGTGGCAGGGAGAGGCAGAAGCATTATACCAGGATGCCTCTCCTTGATTGGCCCATCGTTTTTAAATTAACGCTATCGTCCTATCGTTTCCCTGTTTCGAATCCATATAAACCGTCTGTATGTGGATCCTAGTCAACTCCATATAGCACTAAAAGAGCTCCAATAATAAACATGGAAACAACCTAACAAGGAGTAAAGCTTGTATGCGCTCTACATCTACAAGATACCCAAAGTTATGGTTATATACTTGTCGTAGATAAGAATGCAATACAAAGGCATTCAACTCGACATTCGAAGTCCATATGGACATGGCCAGCAGATCATCAACTTTTGGCCAACTCTTTAATCGGTATTCAGAAAGACCAAATGATTTGCACCATAGTCTGGTAGGTTCATACTCATCGAAGATTATCTGTTACCTTCGTGAACAGGAGATTTACCTCATCCGCATATAATACGAAAACATCTAAGAGCCAAAAGAATCACACATAAAAGGGTAATTTGAAGGAATGATTATGATAAAAAACATGATGACATAGGTTCCTCTACACTCTCGATCTGTCGCTGATTGTGCAATCAAGTCACATATCCTGAACTGATGCTGCGCTTGCAGGAAAACTTCAACATTTCTTCAGTTTTATCAACTGGATCCTTGAACGAATGCTACGCTTGCAGGAAAACTTAAACATTTCTTCAGTTTTATCAACTGGATCTTCGACTTTGAAAAGAGCTTCTCATTCCAGCTATTCTAAATTCTGCACTAAATGATTACATGTTGGATGATATGCCATTGGAAAAGACAAAATCGTTTTATACTTGTTACATCGACTCCCTTTCTATCTGACATCTTACTGCCTGGTGCTATCACAATGGCTAACCATTTAGTCAGTGCTTGGGGGCCAACGCGAAGCTTCCGCTTCCTTTCGGAGCGGAGGAATCCCAATAGGGCCGTGGATGGATCGCTCTACGTTGGCGCCGAATTCAATCAAGAACGGACGATTCGGATCAAAACATAACGATCTCAACAAAAACTGACGGCAAAGCGTCGCCTAGATTTGGGTATGGATGAATCCCAACAGTTTATGCCCTAAAATTAGAACGAGGAGGTGGCGAGGGAAGGCACCTTGCCGCCAGAGAGGGAGACGACGGCGAGCCCTGCGGCGGCGGCACCGCCCCAGATCGCCACCGTCGACGAGAGCAGCGACCAGCTCCGGTAGATCATCCCGCCGCCTTGTCTAGTCTGTAGATTGCAGGAGGCCTAATCTTTTTTTTCTTTCGAGACAAGATTGCAGCAGGAGGCCTAATGGCGGTAGGGCACGAAGCCGTTTAGGCTCACAGCCCACCACTCCGTTATTTTCTGCGTCGACCACATCTCTTGTTCGGAGTTTCACGGCCCACAGAGATGAGCTCTATCTAAGAGGGGAAAAAAAATCCTATTTGAGCGCGGGAGCTatatctcgcattaagcgagacgGATGGTTCTCTAGCTGAAACGTCTGGAGTAATCGGGTCGGCCCTTAAGCACATATAAAGAATAGAAAAATTAGCAGTCCGGCCATTAGCACATACAAAgaatagaaaaaaagaaagaaaaaatggggGTGCGTGGGGTTTGATACCATGCCGCCTCCACGGTGCGACGAGCTTCTAGCAGCTGCACAATTGTTGTGTTCGTGGATACAGAGGAGGCGCGGACTACTTGAGGTATAGAGTTTTTTTATTTCTCCATTTTATTTCTTATTTTTTGTTACTTTCTCCGTTCGTGGTTACAGAGGAGGCGCGGACTACTTGATACATAgccaattttttttgtttcttttcttttttattcttcaATTATTCATTTTTTTGTTTCTTCATTTATTCAATTTTActttttattttgtttattttgaTTCTTTTTTTCAATTTTCTTTGTCATTTTGGTTATTATTCTACATTTTTCGTATAAATCAAcaacatttttgtaatacacgtccaacattttctcaaaacaaattaaatatttttgtaacacatggtcaacattttttctatacacatttttcaacattttcaaaatgctttattaacattttcCAATTCAAAATTAACATTTATTGAATACATAGTTAAATTTTTTAtatacattttaaacatttttaaatagttgattaacagttttcaaataaaagcttgaactttttttaaaatgcatggtcaacattttttctatacacatttaacacttTCCAAACGCTTGATTAACATTTTgcaaacacttgttcaacatttttttaaatccttgtttaacatttttatatacatgctcaaattttttcatcatttttcaacacatggtcaagctttgttctatacacatttaacaatttccaaatacttgattaacatttttcaaatacttattcaacatttttttcaaatcca
This window of the Triticum aestivum cultivar Chinese Spring chromosome 5D, IWGSC CS RefSeq v2.1, whole genome shotgun sequence genome carries:
- the LOC123122319 gene encoding succinate dehydrogenase subunit 8A, mitochondrial → MIYRSWSLLSSTVAIWGGAAAAGLAVVSLSGGKEKFQDYLCREGDRLRRQDRATMASAN